A single region of the Gossypium arboreum isolate Shixiya-1 chromosome 12, ASM2569848v2, whole genome shotgun sequence genome encodes:
- the LOC108478537 gene encoding heavy metal-associated isoprenylated plant protein 20-like produces MGALDSLSDYISDLVTVHGKRKKRKVMQTVEIKVKMDCDGCERRVKNAVSSMKGVKSVEVNRKKSYVSVSGYVEPNKVLNKVKSTGKRAEFWPYVPYNLVAYPYVAQAYDKKAPSGYVKEAVQALPSPNAVDEKFVTFFSDENPNACSIM; encoded by the exons atggGTGCCTTGGACTCTCTTTCTGACTATATTTCTGATTTGGTAACCGTCCATGGCAAAAGAAAGAAGCGTAAAGTCATGCAG ACTGTTGAGATCAAGGTTAAGATGGACTGTGATGGGTGTGAAAGGAGAGTCAAAAACGCCGTTTCCTCCATGAAAG GTGTGAAATCAGTGGAGGTGAATCGAAAGAAAAGCTATGTGAGCGTTAGCGGATACGTGGAGCCAAACAAGGTACTAAACAAAGTGAAAAGCACAGGGaaaagagcagagttttggccTTACGTCCCCTACAACTTAGTGGCGTACCCATACGTAGCTCAAGCATACGACAAGAAGGCACCGTCTGGGTACGTTAAAGAGGCGGTGCAAGCTTTGCCGAGTCCGAATGCTGTGGACGAGAAGTTTGTCACTTTCTTTAGCGACGAAAACCCCAACGCCTGTTCCATCATGTAG